The following are from one region of the Salvelinus fontinalis isolate EN_2023a chromosome 5, ASM2944872v1, whole genome shotgun sequence genome:
- the lrrtm1 gene encoding leucine-rich repeat transmembrane neuronal protein 1, producing MDFLLIGLYLKWPLRKPPGLILLLCCSLGIMLKMVPSVEGVCPRLCRCDSKLLYCEGLNLTDVPRNLSSALGLSMRENNLTELREGHFAGLSQLTWLYLDHNNIDVVEEGTFDRLRRVKELDLSTNHIESLPNGTFRPLPNLRILDLSYNRLQALEPDLFHGLRKLTNLHLRYNALKFIPVRIFQDCRSMQFLDLGYNQLQSLARNSFAGLFKLTELHLEHNELVKVNLAHFPRLISLRTLYMRSNRATIVVSTLDWTWPFLEKIDLSANEIAYIEPHVFESVPNLKALMLDANRLTAVEQRILDSWSSLGSITLAGNEWECSRNVCALAQWLSAFRGQRDSQLLCSSPDVAQGEDVLDAVYAFQLCEDGIDQATTTQGWYPGYTTKDQARGGPTANPYDPPAAEGGAVVTNSFTVTVANLDDIDSTMQIHKVVTGTMALIFSFLIVVLMLYVTWKCFPAGVRQVRQCFSSHRRKQKQKQSMQQMATMSTPEYYVDYKPNHIEGALVIINEYGSCTCQQQPSRECEV from the coding sequence ATGGATTTCCTTCTAATAGGCTTGTACCTAAAGTGGCCCCTGAGGAAGCCCCCTGGGTTGATACTGTTGCTTTGCTGCTCGCTGGGCATCATGCTCAAAATGGTCCCATCGGTGGAGGGCGTCTGCCCCCGTCTATGCCGCTGCGACAGCAAGCTGCTCTACTGCGAGGGGCTCAATCTCACCGACGTTCCACGCAACCTGAGCAGCGCACTGGGCCTGTCCATGCGCGAGAACAACCTGACGGAGCTGCGCGAAGGCCACTTCGCTGGCCTGTCGCAGCTCACCTGGCTCTACTTGGATCATAACAACATCGACGTGGTGGAGGAGGGCACCTTCGACAGGCTGCGCCGGGTCAAGGAGCTCGACCTGAGCACCAACCATATCGAGAGCCTGCCCAACGGCACCTTCAGGCCCCTCCCCAATCTGCGCATCCTAGACCTATCGTACAACAGGCTGCAGGCGCTGGAACCCGACCTGTTCCACGGCCTGAGGAAGCTAACCAATTTGCATTTGCGCTACAACGCCCTCAAGTTTATCCCAGTGAGGATCTTCCAGGACTGCCGGAGCATGCAGTTCCTGGACCTGGGCTACAACCAGCTTCAGAGCCTGGCGCGGAACTCCTTCGCCGGGCTCTTCAAGCTCACCGAGCTGCACCTGGAGCACAATGAGCTGGTCAAAGTCAACCTGGCCCACTTCCCCCGCCTCATCTCGCTGCGCACGCTCTATATGCGCAGCAACCGGGCCACCATTGTGGTCAGCACCCTGGACTGGACCTGGCCCTTCCTGGAGAAGATTGACCTGTCGGCCAATGAGATCGCCTACATCGAGCCACACGTCTTTGAGAGCGTGCCCAACCTCAAGGCCCTCATGCTGGACGCCAACCGGCTGACGGCCGTGGAGCAGCGCATCCTGGATTCATGGTCATCCCTGGGCAGCATCACTTTGGCAGGCAATGAGTGGGAATGCAGCCGCAACGTGTGCGCCCTGGCCCAGTGGCTGAGCGCCTTCCGGGGCCAGCGGGACAGCCAGCTACTGTGTTCCAGCCCGGACGTGGCGCAGGGCGAGGACGTACTGGACGCCGTCTACGCCTTCCAGCTGTGCGAGGACGGCATCGACCAGGCCACCACGACCCAGGGATGGTACCCCGGCTACACCACCAAGGACCAGGCCCGGGGAGGCCCCACGGCCAACCCCTACGATCCGCCAGCCGCCGAGGGCGGCGCAGTGGTCACCAATTCCTTCACCGTGACCGTGGCTAACCTTGACGACATAGACAGCACCATGCAGATCCACAAGGTGGTGACGGGCACCATGGCACTCATCTTCTCCTTCCTCATCGTGGTGCTGATGCTCTACGTGACCTGGAAGTGTTTCCCGGCGGGCGTGCGGCAGGTGCGCCAGTGCTTCAGCAGCCATCGGCGCAAGCAGAAGCAGAAGCAGAGCATGCAGCAGATGGCCACCATGTCCACGCCGGAGTACTACGTCGACTACAAGCCCAACCACATCGAGGGAGCCCTGGTCATCATCAACGAGTATGGCTCCTGCACCTGCCAGCAGCAGCCCTCCCGGGAGTGTGAGGTCTGA